In the genome of Luteitalea pratensis, the window ACCGCGCGCGCGACCTTCGCGTTGTGCACCGCATCACCGCCGCGGAGATCCTCCAGCGAGGCCTTGGCCAGGCCAAACGTCGACGGGTGCACGAAGAACGTGCGCAGCAGGCCATCGCGGCACTCGGACACCTTCGTGTAGCCGGTCGTGGAGAGTTCGTCGAGGCCATCGGCGGCATGCACGACCCACACGTGCGCGGACCCCAGCAGGCCCAGCGACCGCGCCACCAGCTCGGTGAGTTCGGGTCGGGGTACCCCGACCAGCTGTCGCGTGGTGCCGGCCGGATTGGTCAGCGGACCGAGGAGGTTGAAGGCCGTCCGCACGCCGAGTTCGCGACGCACGGGCGCGGCGTGGCGCATCGAGGGATGGAACGTCGGCGCGAACAGGAACGCGAGGCCCACCTCCTCGAGGCAGCGCGCGACCACCTCCGGCGTGGCGGCCACGTTGACGCCGAGCGCCTCGAAGACGTCGGCACTGCCGCTGCGGCTCGAAACCGATCGGTTGCCGTGCTTGGCGACGCGAACGCCGCACGCGGCGACGACCACCGCGGCCATCGAGGACACGTTCACCGTGCCGAGGTTGTCGCCGCCGGTGCCGCACGTGTCGAACACATCGGTGAACGACCGCGGCAAGGGCACCGCCGCCTCGCGCATGGCCCGCGCGAGCCCCACCAATTCCTCCGGGCGTTCGCCTTTCGAGCGCAGCGCCATCAACAGCCCGGCAATCTGGGCCGGAGTCACCTCGCCGCGCATGATCGCCGCCATCGCGTTGGCGGCCTCGTCGGTCGTCAACGCGTCGTGCCGCTGCAGTTTCTCGAGCAGCGGCGCAATCATCGGATCTCCAGGAAGTTTCGCAGCAGGTGGTGTCCAGGGCCGGTCAGTACCGACTCCGGATGGAACTGCACGCCGTGCATCGGATACTCACGATGGCGCAACCCCATGATCGTCCCGTCGCCAACCGTGCGCGCCGTGATCTCCAGCGATTCGGGCAACGCGTCGGGCGACACCACGAGGCTGTGGTACCGCGCCGCCGTGAACCCCTGGGGAAGGTCGCGGAACACGCCCTGTCCATCGTGCTCGACATCCGAGGTCTTGCCGTGCATCAGCACGGTCGCATTGACGACGCGGCCGCCAAACGCGTAGCCCATCGCCTGGTGGCCAAGGCACACGCCGAGAATCGGCACCGACGGACCGAACCGGCGCAGCACCTCGACGGAGATGCCCGCGTCCTCGGGCCGGCCCGGGCCCGGCGAGATCACGATGTGCGACGGCGCAAGCGCCGCCACCTCGTCGAGCGTGATCTTGTCGTTGCGGTGCACCGCCACTTCCGCACCGAGTTCGCCGAGATACTGCGCGAGGTTGTAGGTGAACGAATCGTAGTTGTCGATCAACAGGAGCATGGCTACCCGGCGTGATGCCCCAGCGAATGGGCGAGTTCGAGCGCACGCAGCACCGCGCGCGCCTTGTTGAGACTTTCTTCGTACTCGGCGGCCGGATGGCTGTCGGCGACGATGCCGCCGCCGGCCTGCACGTAGGCAACACCGTCGCGCATCCACACGGTCCGGATGGCGATGCAGCAATCGAGGTTGCCGGCAAAGTCCACGTAGCCCACCGACCCGGCATAGACGCCACGCGGACGCCCCTCGAGCTCGGCGATGATCTCCATGGCGCGAATCTTCGGTGCGCCGGACACGGTCCCCGCGGGGAAGCACGACACGAGCGCATCGAGCCGGTCGGCATCATCGGCGAGCGTCCCGACGACACGCGAGACCAGGTGCATGACGTGCGAGTAGCGCTCGAGCGTCATGAACTGGGGCACCCGCACGGAGCCGTAGGCGCAGACGCGGCCGAGGTCGTTGCGGCCGAGGTCCACGAGCATGACGTGCTCGGAGCGTTCCTTCTCGTCGCGCTTCAGCTCCTCGCCGAGGCGAAGGTCCTCCTCGTGCGTCCTGCCGCGTGGCCGCGTGCCCGCGATCGGATGGGTCTCGGCCTGGCCGCCTTCGACCCGGACGAGCATCTCGGGCGACGAGCCGACGATCGACAGTTCGCCGACACGCGTGAAGTACATGTACGGCGACGGGTTCACGTGGCGCAGCGCGCGATAGACCGTGAACGGGTCGGCCTGGATGTCGACCTCGAAGCGTTGCGACAGCACCACCTGGTAGATGTCGCCCCTGGCGATGTACTCCTGTGCCGTGCGTACGTTGCGTTCGAAGTGCTCGCGGCTCGTGAGCGCCCGGACGGCAGGCGGCTCCGACCCGGGGGCACCGCCG includes:
- the trpD gene encoding anthranilate phosphoribosyltransferase, with the translated sequence MIAPLLEKLQRHDALTTDEAANAMAAIMRGEVTPAQIAGLLMALRSKGERPEELVGLARAMREAAVPLPRSFTDVFDTCGTGGDNLGTVNVSSMAAVVVAACGVRVAKHGNRSVSSRSGSADVFEALGVNVAATPEVVARCLEEVGLAFLFAPTFHPSMRHAAPVRRELGVRTAFNLLGPLTNPAGTTRQLVGVPRPELTELVARSLGLLGSAHVWVVHAADGLDELSTTGYTKVSECRDGLLRTFFVHPSTFGLAKASLEDLRGGDAVHNAKVARAVLDGEAGPVRDVVLLNAGAGLLVAGRVPTVQHGVTMAAEAIDSGRASQVLAHLVRVSHGPEVDA
- a CDS encoding anthranilate synthase component II, which gives rise to MLLLIDNYDSFTYNLAQYLGELGAEVAVHRNDKITLDEVAALAPSHIVISPGPGRPEDAGISVEVLRRFGPSVPILGVCLGHQAMGYAFGGRVVNATVLMHGKTSDVEHDGQGVFRDLPQGFTAARYHSLVVSPDALPESLEITARTVGDGTIMGLRHREYPMHGVQFHPESVLTGPGHHLLRNFLEIR
- the trpE gene encoding anthranilate synthase component I — its product is MSAMTQTTFDEFVDLARRGTFVPVCRELLADLLTPVSAFLRVAEHSDYAFLFESVEGGEQVARYSFLGKDPFLVLRARDGKAMIEQGGQTAALDEGFVAALRRIMAEYRSPFVPGLPRFTGGAVGFFGYDAAPWFEPALQEVWKKYEGQQDPRDEAAFMLFDTVLAFDHVKHRILLIANARISPSDDLASLYQFANARLDFLQRELEQAHAQPIAGGAPGSEPPAVRALTSREHFERNVRTAQEYIARGDIYQVVLSQRFEVDIQADPFTVYRALRHVNPSPYMYFTRVGELSIVGSSPEMLVRVEGGQAETHPIAGTRPRGRTHEEDLRLGEELKRDEKERSEHVMLVDLGRNDLGRVCAYGSVRVPQFMTLERYSHVMHLVSRVVGTLADDADRLDALVSCFPAGTVSGAPKIRAMEIIAELEGRPRGVYAGSVGYVDFAGNLDCCIAIRTVWMRDGVAYVQAGGGIVADSHPAAEYEESLNKARAVLRALELAHSLGHHAG